The stretch of DNA CCTCTATCGAAGTATCGAGCCCTCAAGGCGCCCACCACTGTTATCACCAGCAGAGGGTGTCCTTTTGGTTGCATCTTTTGCTCAGCACCGAAGATGTTTGGAAGGGGTGTCCGCTTCCGAAATCCCAAGCTGGTAGTTGATGAGATAGAGATGATTTACCGAGAGCTCGGCTTCGAGCAAATAAACATTGTTGATGACACCTTTACGGTGAAAGAACAGCATGTGCAGAGTATTTGTGATGGATTGATGGCTCGCGGTCTCAAGGTCAGATGGTCGGTTTACTCCAGGGTGGACACGATCAGCCCGCGTCTACTGAGCATTATGAAGGAGGCTGGCTGTTCCTGGGTCTGTTTTGGGCTGGAGTCAGGATCGCAGGAGATTCTGGATAGGATCAAGAAGGGGATTACTATAGCCAAGTCAAGAGAGGCGGTGAGGATGGCAAAGGAGGCTGGCATAAATACCATGGTCTCCTTCATCCTGGGTCTGCCCGGTGAGAACCCGGAGACCGCCAGACAGACAGTCAAACTGGCCAAGGAACTATTCGATAAGTATGGTGTCAGTTATGGTTTCCATATCCTGGCCCCTATGCCCGGTACGGAGGTGTGCGAAAAGGCCGACGAATATGGCATCAGGATCCTCACCCACAACTGGGCAAAGTATGATGCAAATCGCCCGGTGGCCGAGACCACTACGTTCAGCGCTGCCCAGATGATACGCATAGTCGAGGACTACGAATATGATGTCAATGAAGCCTGGAAGGAGATGAAGTCGCAGGCGGAGTGTGGGAATCCCCAACTCATGGAGAGGGTAGCCGGGACTATTACCCAGGATTTTGTGTGGAAGCTGTTGAAAAGCGATGCAATTGAGCGCGTGGGGCGCTCTGATGGCCATCAAAGTGAGCTGGCCCGGAAGATATCTCAAAGACTGGATGTTTCTTTAGACTTGGCTGAACAAGAACTGGCGAAGCTGATTGCGGCGGGGAATATCACCAGGACCAAAGTGGATGGGGAGAAGCGCCCTGTTTGGAAGTGGGCCTAAAACCTGCAGTGAACTACTGCCTTGGTATTCTTCCGTTCCCTGGCATACAGTCACGGCCCTCCTGGGGATGTCCCCTGAGTAACCCTCCTGATATCTCTCTTCGCCTTATACTATCAGCCTTTCCACTGCTCGGACCCACATAAATTTGAAGGATCTGAAGTGACGTGTTTTGCCTTTGTGGATGCATCATCTCTTATCAATGATTGGCTTCCCGATGGAAGGCGTAGTATTCGGTGACGCGTTTCAGCGCCTTGGCCGCTCTTTCGAAGTTAGTAAAACTGGGTATGCCCCTCTCTATCAACTTGTTTCTTATGTCCAATGCTTCTGCTTCCAGTTGCCCTGCAGAAATAACGGTCAAGAAGGGCTTGGAGCATCTGTTTTTGAATTCTGACAGGGCCTCAACCAGGTTATCGATATAAGAGGGGTAGTATTGCCAGATTTGGGATAGGAACGGTAGGGACAGCTCGAAGACCAGGGAGTCTGTGTTGGCGTCAGCGCTCAGGACATCTAATATCCTGATGGAATCTTCTATTGAAGGCGCATGCCAGGAAATATCCAGCGGATTGAGGTAACTGCCACCTATGATGTTAAAGAAGGAGGCAAATTGCCGATAGGAGCGATCGCTGAGTTTTGGAGCTGTAAGTCCCACCCTGGTGAAGGCATCTGCTATCACCACGGACTGTCCCCCGCTCTGTGCCACCAGAGCCACCCTGCCCCCGAGAGGGGCTTTGAGATAAAGGAGCGCTTTCACACAATCGACCATCTCGTCGAGGCTGTCGACCTTGATGGCGCCGCACTGTCTGATAACGGCCTCCCATATAGTGGGTTTGGAGGCTAGCGAACCGGTGTGGCATGCTATTGCCCTGTATCCCTCTTCGCCTTTACCCCCCTTCCAGACAAGCACTGGTTTGCTTCTGGCCGTTTCCATGAGGGATTGGAAGAACCTTCTTCCCTCCTTTATCCCTTCTATGTACATACCTATTATTTTTGTTTCCTTGTCCTGGGACAGGTATTCCAGGTAGTCTGTGCTGTCGAGGACTGCTCCATTACCATAACTTACTGATTTGCTTATCTTAATTCCGTTTAGTGCTCCTACGAGGCTGAAGAAGATGGCGTGGGTGCCGCTCTGAGAGATGAAGCCTACCGGGCCGGCTATCCCATGGTATTGGTCTGGGTCATGGCGCAACCCGAGAATCGGGTTGAAGATACCCATACAATTTGGCCCGATAAGGTTGAAGTTAGCGTCCTTCGCCATCTTGACAAGAACCTTCTCCAGTCGCAATCCCTCCTCAGTATTTGTCTCGGCAAAACCCGAGGTAAACAGTGCTGCCCCGCCCACTCGCTTCTGAATGCAATCGTTCAGGACACGAGGGGCTACTCCCCTGGGAACGGCGATAAGTACGTAATCCACCGGCTCGGGTATATCAAGCAAGCTGAAGTAGTTCGGTATTCCCATGCTCTCTATGCCGGGCAGTTCTTCCGGGTCAATCTGGACGGAATATAGTTTGCCGGTGAAGGTGCTCAGGCTTCTGAGCCACACATAACCATTCCCCCTCTTGTCGCCCACTACTGCTACGCAGTGAGGGTTAAAGGCCCTATCCAGTTCCTTCCGGTTTATACTCAACGGATAATCCTCCTGTCCGATGCTATAGACGTCATTTGTTGCTACATTGGAATTGGTTTAACCAACTGTCCCAGGGGTTTTCGAAGTCTAGTCGATTATTCTATCACCTCACATTTGAAAAGGCATTTTGATCTGGCATGATTGTAGTAACCGTAGTAGTCAGGATGCCCTGCTTGTCTGGTTTGCTCAGGCAAGTGAGCTTGCGGTATCATATCCTCTAGTCTGCATAAAAGAACCGGAGACTTATCTCATTCTATCTTCGGCCATTGCCGATAAAAGAGGAGGATCAAATTGGCATCAGCGCTTAGTGGGATTAAGGTAATCGACATCTGCGGCTTAGGGCCAGGTTCGCTTGTTTCCATGACCTTGGCAGACATGGGGGCTGACGTCATTAAGGTTGACATGCCACCTGGGGGTGGGCATCGAGGTGTCGGCGATGGTCTGGTTTATTTCCCGGAGGCGGAAGATGAAGCCGAGAAGATGGTTGCCTACGGGGCGGTCAACCGCAATAAGAAGAGCATGGCGATCAATTTTCGAACTGAGGCAGGGCAGAGTGTCCTTCATAAACTGGTCGGGACTTGTGACGTTGTCATCGAAGCCTTCCGGCCAGGTGTGATGGATCGTATGAACGTGGGCTATGAGGCCCTGGCTAAGACAAATCCCAGGATCATCTATTGCGCGATTTCCGGTTATGGGCAAACTGGCCCGTATCGAAGTTTCCCTGGGCATGATGCCAATTATGCTGGTTTTGGGGGTGTATTGGGCTTGACCGGCGATCGCCGTGATGGCCCACCGGTTATGGCGCTCAATATAGTGGCTGATATGGCCGTTGCATATCTGAACGCTGTTATCGGTGTTCTGCTGGCCGTTTGTGCTCGGGAAAGAACAGGTAAAGGTCAGATGGTGGATATATCAATGCTGGATGGTGTTGTGGGGCTTTTGGCTGGTGTGCCTGGTACGGCAGAGTATCCCTACAACGGAGTTTTACCACAGCGTGGTGATACACTGACCAGCGGCAATAACCCCTTCTACGCTGTCTATCAGACCAAGGATGGTAAGTATCTCAGTGTTTGTCCGATTGAGCCGCGCTTCTGGCAGAACCTGTGTCGGGTGCTGGGGCGCGAGGATCTGGCCCCTCATGAATTTGACCTGAGTCCCAAGAAAGAAGAGATGTTGGGGGACTTAAAGAAGATATTCCTCACCAAGACCAGGGATGAATGGTTTGATCTTCTCATCAAGGCTGATGTGCCGGTAGGCAAGGTTCTTGATGTAGATGAAGTATTCAAAGATCCCCAGGTGCTTGCCCGGAAGATGGTAATTGAAGTACCTCATCCCAAATTTGGCAAAGTGAAACAGATTGGCATCAGCGTCAAACTCTCCGATACACCGGGCGAGATACGCAGTTTGGCGGTTCGTCTTGGCAAGCATACTGACGAAGTCCTCTCGGGGTTGGGTTATTCCAAGGCTGAGATCGAGAAACTGCGGCATGACGGGGCGGTTGGCTGAGCCCCCGGTCTTGTTCTTGGCAGAGAAATCTCATCTGAAGAAGCCGTCTTTGTCCTGAGCAGTGGGGACGGGGAGGTGCGGGTTACATTTTAACCGGATTCTCCTTCACCTTTGCTGCTCTTGCGATGTAGGGGCTCTTCCATTATGGGGTTCCGGGATATCCACTGCCGCGTGCCGGATTGCCGTAGTTGATTATGTGACATTTCCCCTCGTATTGCGGTTGTTGCCCATATACATATATTTATTTGTTTGCTGTTCGACGAGCAAAGCTGACATAGTTAACCTCATAGTAGAAGTCTAGATCGGGCGAGCCGATTGAGGGAGGGACGTTATGGATGTCATTGAAGCTATCAACAGCCGGAGGAGCGTTCGGGCATTCAAGACTGAGCCTGTGCCCGGGGAGGTCCTCCGGTCGATCATGGAGGCTGCTCTGCGGGCGCCTTCCTGGGAGAACACTCAGCCGTGGGAGCTGGCTGTTCTGGGGGGGGATGTCATGAAGAATTTGAAGGCAGCCATTTTAAGTATGATGATGGCTGGAGAGAAGCCCAGTCTTGACCTACCCTGGCCCAAGTTTACCGGGCGGCACCTCGAACGGGCGAAGGCAGATGGCAGGCGTCTTTTCCTTGAATTAGGTATATCGAAAGAGGATAAGAATGCAATCATGAACTGGCGGTTGTCCATGTCCCAGTTCTTCGATGCCCCTAATGGAGTAATAGTATATATGGATGCTTCATTGGGGCAGTGGTCACTGGTCGATGTCGGGATAGCGCTGCAAAACCTGATGCTGGCGGCGTGTCACTACGGTGTGGGGTCATGCCCTCTGGCGGCTGTGGTGGTGTATCCTGCAGTTCTACGCGGTCTTCTGGGAATACCTGAATCGAAGCGTGTTGTTTTGGGTGTGGCTCTGGGATACCCGGATCTTTCGAAGCCAGCGTCAAAATTCCAGGCCAGTCGGGAGCCTTTGGAAAGCATGGTGACCTGGCATGGCTTCGACTAATCATGATGGCGAGGCGTCATGCAAGTTCGGTGAGTTGAGACGAGAACGGCGTGTGATGGGCAGGTTTGATGGCTTGGATAAGTGATATAATTCGCCGTTGGCCACTATTCTGACTTAGTAAAGAAGGTAGGCAACCTCAACTCGTCCCCAAACCTCATGCTTCTGGTACGGTGCTTTACCTAGTCTCCCCTTTGTATCCAGGCTGAGGTTGGGGTGGTACAATGTCGCAAGTGAATCAAACTGATGTCTCTGCTTGACATAATCAAGGGGCTTTTCACTGGACAGCCTGGTAGCGATTCCAGGCAAAGTGGCAATTCGGCTCTGGTAGTGAAGCCCTCCACCATAAGCAAAACGTCTAGCTCGCTGCAGAAGATTGGTGATGTTGAATCCAAGTGCCCCTACTGTGGTTGTACACTGGAGAAGAGACCAGTGCGAAAGAAGAAATGCACAAACTGCGGGAACTTCATTCTCGTCCGCACAAGACCGAGTGACAGTCAGAAGATTCTTGTCACAGAACAGCAAGCAGCACAGATTCAGAGGCAGTGGCAACACAGAATGCCTGAAGGACTTGAGAGAGACCCTGAGTATAGGCAAATGAGGGCGAAGCTAAGGGTCAACCGGGGCACAGAGCCTTCAGTGGAGGATGTCCGTTGGGCTTTGGCCAATGAGCGTTCACTTCAACATGCAAGAAAACGGGATTGGGGGCTGTATCGAAACGAGAAGTTGGATATGGCCGGGGTACTAGAGTATGAGGATAGATTGAGGGACGCTCTGCAAATGTATCTGGAAATCTGCTATCTTGATGTGAATGGCCCGACAAATGGAGGCGGCCCAAGAGCCTCCTTTGACCCCACACAGGCTTTCATAGCCCCAGGCATCATCTGGGAAGTAAGAGAGCTGAGTGATAACCTTGGGTTGGAGACAGCCGAGGTCAAGAGCCTGTTCATCGAGAGAGCCGAGATCGTTCACCATTCCTTGAGACTCCCAGTAGCTCCTGCCAAAGCCTGGGATCAAATAGAGCTGGAGTTGAGAGTCGCTCGTAGCCGCCCAACCAAGCCCTAATAGAACTCTAACCTTGTTCCTTCATGTATCCAAGCATGTCGCAGAGAACTTCAAAGGGAGGCTCAATGAGTGTAACGCATACTGCCAAAATGGATGGAAAATCTTGGGCAATCTACGGAGTGCTTCTAGGTCTAGTTGTGCCACCTGCCTTCTATGGGGTGTTCTCAGTGCTTGACATTGGTTTTCTTTACAAGTGGCTGATATGGCTAGGTGTAGTAATGTTTCTGGCAGTGCTCCTACGCTGGTATCCCTTCCAAATGTTCCTGCGGTGGATAGGCGAGCAGGCAACTGGCAACTGGCAACTGGCAAGCACACACAATCCTAAGGAGTTCGACTCTAACCCACCATAACCGAGGAGCACACAGCATGTTACTCCAGACCATCCCTTCCTATCCAGGCTGAGGTTGACACCCTTTGCCCCACCATGCTATTGTTCGAGCCGATCTGCACCGTTGAGCAAAGTGGACTGTGGCCTGCCAACACCCGTGCACTACTCGGAGTCGATACCCTGGGGAGAACTCTGGGCTACCATCACCTCCCGTTGGAGGAACTACCTCTTCCTGTTTCCGTCGAGACAGGTGATGGAGGGGAATGACAAATAGGAGGAGTCGCCAATGCCGATCTTCTTCATTCTCGTTCTGATCGTCATAGGTGTTGCCGTCATCGGCCTTGCTGTCTGGAACCGCCGACTCAGAGACAGGCGCCGGAAGGAGTTGGCCGAGTGGGCACGCCTGAACGAATTTGGCTTCCTACCTGCAGAGGACTACTCGATAGGCTTCCGCTACCAGTTTTTTAAGTGCTTGCAGCGGGGCGATAACCGCTACGGCTACAACATAATGGAGGGGATTTCCGGCAAACGAGTAGTGTGCGCCTTCGATTACCACTATGAAACGCACTCCAGTGACAGCAAGGGCAACCGGCAGACTCACCATCACCATTTCTCGGCCGTCGTTGTGGAAGCTGGCCTGCCGCTCAAGCCCCTGTTTATCCGCCCCGAGGGTTTTCTTGACAAAGTGACCGAGTTCGTCGGGTTCGACGACATTGACTTCGAGTCTGCAGAGTTCAGCAAACGGTTTTTTGTCAAATCCCCTGACCGTCGCTGGGCTTACGACGTTCTGCACCAGGCCACCATGGAGCTGATGCTGTGCTACCCCCGCTTTATCATTGACTTCCAGGGCAGCCAGGTCATGGCCTATTGGGACAACAAGACGTTCTCCCTGGGGGATTTCGGATCGGCACTGAAGGTGGTGACGGGCATCCTGGATGGGTTGCCTGACTCTGTGGTGCGGGAAATGAAGGGAATCCGTTCAGGAGGCCAGCCGTCATGACTTGGATAATTGGCATCACCATTGGCGTCGTCTTGTTGCTGGTGCTCTGGATAGCTGTGATGTACAACACCCTGGTGCGGGGCCGCAACCACTGTGATGAGTCGTGGTCGGACGTTGATACTGAACTGAAACGGCGCTATGATCTGATCCCCAACCTGGTCAACACAGTCAAGGGTTATGCCACCCATGAGAGGGAAGTCATGGAACAGGTGACTCAGGCTCGGAGTGCTGCTGTGGCCAGTCAGGGCTCGCCCTCCTCGCAGGCGCGCGACGAGAACGTGCTGGTGGGCACCCTGCGGCAGTTGCTCGCCGTGGTCGAGAGCTACCCTGACCTGAAGGCCAGCCAGAACTTTCTCAAACTTCAAGAGGAACTGGTCAACACGGAAGACCGTATTCAGAGAGCACGCCGGTTCTACAACGGCAATGTGCGGGACTACAACAACCGCGTGGAGCTGTTCCCGTCCGCCTTGGTGGCTGGATGCCTCGGCTTCAAGGAGCGCGAGTTCTTCGAGATCAAGGTGGCGGTGGAGCGCGAAGCGCCGGTGGCGAAGATGTAGGGCAGGTTGCTCAACGGAAAGGGCCATAGCAGAATCCCGCACCGAAGAGCCAGATTTGAGGGCAAGTTAGCGATTCGGCGCAGATTGACAGGGCTGCGAGAGATAGACCATGCCGCAGATGGAGACCAGGGACGTGCCATCATCACTGGCTGGACATTGAGCATAGCCTGTCAGTAAGCCTTTGACTTCGGACAGCACTGATAGTGTAATGTATATGGGAGGCATGCCGCAGATGCGCCTCTGGTCGCCCTCGCCCCTGATCTCCTCAAAGAAAGCCTCGGCGTTACCCTGACGAAGAATGTCGGTCAGCCTTTGATCCTGCTCTGCCAGCCTGTCCCTACCTGCAAGGTCTAGCGGGAGGTGATCCCCAAAAGCAGGCCCAATGTGAGCCAGGTCGGCTGCTGCTACTATGAGAGTGCGCCGATCGGTCGCTGCTTTCCTGATGATTTCGATAGTGGCTGATATGGATGTGCCTTGTAAGGGACTCTCACCCTGATCGATGAACGAGTGGAAGGAACCGCAAAGGACAGGGAGTATGTCACACCGTCTGTTACCCAGCAAGTAATGCAGCCAGATGAGCGCTGCCTCAACGGAATGCTCTCCACGGTGATGCAGTTCATTGCCGAAAACCCTTGCCTCTCCGGCTAGCCGGGCGATCTCGTCTACTAATTCCCGGGCTGTTGGCAGGATGCCCCAGGGGGTCTCATAATTCTGGCGGGTCAGGTTTATCTCACCCTCTCCTCCATTATGGTCTGTTCCCAATATAACGACCAGCTCAGTCTCCTCCAGGGCCGATGCTGCTTTGGCCCAGACTCTGGCATAGATAGGCCCACCCCTCGCAAAGTCGATGTGGGGGCTGATCAGTCCCTGTACCTCTCCGGTGGTTTGCGGGTCGTCCTTTTCTGCCTGGTCAAGGTATCTTTGCAGCAAAGCCCTGATTTCCTGGGGATCCTCCGGATAACATTTTCCAATAAGGAGGGGTTGCCTCGAGGCAGCATGTCGGAAATCATCGATGGCAACCTGATGGGCCTGGGCGAATCGCTCGTTGTTCAGAAGAAGAGCATTATCGAGCTCTGAAACGAGCTTCTCCATGATGGAGGTGCTGATGGGAATCCCTGTTCGCAGTTCAAACCCGGTCCTGACCATCCCCAAGTCACGGCTCCCATCCAGCAGTGTCAGGACTGGGGACAAGGCGCGAGGTACGAATAATCCTCTTTGGCTTATCCCCAGGGGGTCGCTTAGAAGGACACCTTGCTGTCCCCTGTGTAATACAGGCTGAGCATGGACCTCTCGAAGCTTAGGATTAGCCACAAAATCGAACTACCGAATTCTCTACCTTGCGGATTAGATGCCGTACAGGTTTATTTTTCCGCAGCCGAATCCAGCTATAAGGTTGCTTGCCGGAAGCGGTGGTACTGGAGAACCATGCGGGCTGTTTTGATCCCTCCGCCCGATGCCTTATGTGTGCCCATACCAGCGATGCCAACGTCGGCACCGGTATAGAAAAGCCCTCTGATCGGTGCCTTTGGTGATGGCTGATACTTGCCACACTGGCCTGCAATCTGGGCCAGGCCAACACACTCTCCCCCCTGCCCCTCAACCACATGATCGCGGGTAAAGTGTGACACCTCGGCCGGCCCCTCCAGTTCCTTGTACATAACGGCGTCCATGACCCCGGGATACAACTTGTCCCACATTTTGTCCATCTTCTCGTATAGCATCTTGATTTCTTTGGCATCCGGGTCTGGTGAACAGATGGTTCCAGCAACGATACACTGCTTA from Chloroflexota bacterium encodes:
- a CDS encoding radical SAM protein — its product is MRTRVLFINTPFPREEHPVPPLGLTYLAAVLEKEGMDVRILDLLVEQYSPEKLRRNLQEYQPQFVAATCSTLNYGIASRILKVCKNFDASLVTLIGGPHVSFVASQVIEKAPWIDFVVRGEGEYTLVDLLHTLVNGKELRDVLGVAFRRDGKVILTPPRPLIKELDKLPLPARHLLPLSKYRALKAPTTVITSRGCPFGCIFCSAPKMFGRGVRFRNPKLVVDEIEMIYRELGFEQINIVDDTFTVKEQHVQSICDGLMARGLKVRWSVYSRVDTISPRLLSIMKEAGCSWVCFGLESGSQEILDRIKKGITIAKSREAVRMAKEAGINTMVSFILGLPGENPETARQTVKLAKELFDKYGVSYGFHILAPMPGTEVCEKADEYGIRILTHNWAKYDANRPVAETTTFSAAQMIRIVEDYEYDVNEAWKEMKSQAECGNPQLMERVAGTITQDFVWKLLKSDAIERVGRSDGHQSELARKISQRLDVSLDLAEQELAKLIAAGNITRTKVDGEKRPVWKWA
- a CDS encoding CoA-binding protein, which gives rise to MSINRKELDRAFNPHCVAVVGDKRGNGYVWLRSLSTFTGKLYSVQIDPEELPGIESMGIPNYFSLLDIPEPVDYVLIAVPRGVAPRVLNDCIQKRVGGAALFTSGFAETNTEEGLRLEKVLVKMAKDANFNLIGPNCMGIFNPILGLRHDPDQYHGIAGPVGFISQSGTHAIFFSLVGALNGIKISKSVSYGNGAVLDSTDYLEYLSQDKETKIIGMYIEGIKEGRRFFQSLMETARSKPVLVWKGGKGEEGYRAIACHTGSLASKPTIWEAVIRQCGAIKVDSLDEMVDCVKALLYLKAPLGGRVALVAQSGGQSVVIADAFTRVGLTAPKLSDRSYRQFASFFNIIGGSYLNPLDISWHAPSIEDSIRILDVLSADANTDSLVFELSLPFLSQIWQYYPSYIDNLVEALSEFKNRCSKPFLTVISAGQLEAEALDIRNKLIERGIPSFTNFERAAKALKRVTEYYAFHREANH
- a CDS encoding CaiB/BaiF CoA-transferase family protein, which gives rise to MASALSGIKVIDICGLGPGSLVSMTLADMGADVIKVDMPPGGGHRGVGDGLVYFPEAEDEAEKMVAYGAVNRNKKSMAINFRTEAGQSVLHKLVGTCDVVIEAFRPGVMDRMNVGYEALAKTNPRIIYCAISGYGQTGPYRSFPGHDANYAGFGGVLGLTGDRRDGPPVMALNIVADMAVAYLNAVIGVLLAVCARERTGKGQMVDISMLDGVVGLLAGVPGTAEYPYNGVLPQRGDTLTSGNNPFYAVYQTKDGKYLSVCPIEPRFWQNLCRVLGREDLAPHEFDLSPKKEEMLGDLKKIFLTKTRDEWFDLLIKADVPVGKVLDVDEVFKDPQVLARKMVIEVPHPKFGKVKQIGISVKLSDTPGEIRSLAVRLGKHTDEVLSGLGYSKAEIEKLRHDGAVG
- a CDS encoding nitroreductase, with amino-acid sequence MDVIEAINSRRSVRAFKTEPVPGEVLRSIMEAALRAPSWENTQPWELAVLGGDVMKNLKAAILSMMMAGEKPSLDLPWPKFTGRHLERAKADGRRLFLELGISKEDKNAIMNWRLSMSQFFDAPNGVIVYMDASLGQWSLVDVGIALQNLMLAACHYGVGSCPLAAVVVYPAVLRGLLGIPESKRVVLGVALGYPDLSKPASKFQASREPLESMVTWHGFD
- a CDS encoding LemA family protein; this translates as MTWIIGITIGVVLLLVLWIAVMYNTLVRGRNHCDESWSDVDTELKRRYDLIPNLVNTVKGYATHEREVMEQVTQARSAAVASQGSPSSQARDENVLVGTLRQLLAVVESYPDLKASQNFLKLQEELVNTEDRIQRARRFYNGNVRDYNNRVELFPSALVAGCLGFKEREFFEIKVAVEREAPVAKM
- the amrB gene encoding AmmeMemoRadiSam system protein B; translated protein: MANPKLREVHAQPVLHRGQQGVLLSDPLGISQRGLFVPRALSPVLTLLDGSRDLGMVRTGFELRTGIPISTSIMEKLVSELDNALLLNNERFAQAHQVAIDDFRHAASRQPLLIGKCYPEDPQEIRALLQRYLDQAEKDDPQTTGEVQGLISPHIDFARGGPIYARVWAKAASALEETELVVILGTDHNGGEGEINLTRQNYETPWGILPTARELVDEIARLAGEARVFGNELHHRGEHSVEAALIWLHYLLGNRRCDILPVLCGSFHSFIDQGESPLQGTSISATIEIIRKAATDRRTLIVAAADLAHIGPAFGDHLPLDLAGRDRLAEQDQRLTDILRQGNAEAFFEEIRGEGDQRRICGMPPIYITLSVLSEVKGLLTGYAQCPASDDGTSLVSICGMVYLSQPCQSAPNR